A portion of the Osmerus mordax isolate fOsmMor3 chromosome 28 unlocalized genomic scaffold, fOsmMor3.pri SUPER_28_unloc_8, whole genome shotgun sequence genome contains these proteins:
- the ciz1b gene encoding cdkn1a interacting zinc finger protein 1b isoform X1 encodes MFNHYQQQKHPRAQPQQRNHGGSRPYPVRISGPRGCVCRPVNSLPLPRAPPNLLTHPLHLHTHPLMQGVEVRYQGRGPPGVLLSYITTEEERDDVEASLTPGPGLAPQHGQGRPGLAPQHGQGRPGLAPQHGQGRPGLAPQHGQGKRPRMNGSEQPCRAVGSEQGNDAQVLTEEVGPGGGGCAGVELTDALGDLSSQECSEQKPPAEGVGSSLKVTIQRSSESRAFSTGLEEASDTAPPSGQEGNSAAADRHYCHLCRTSCHSQQGFQSHMSSESHQQRGMEVQNQSSARLNGLLPHTHLPLQGSQADGVRGQGVQRWCATCQSPYRGDLILHRRTPEHKLCKQSSRPFCPACNRPFRTPRRFVEHMKSPEHKRQLEQLRQEAEPDVLEEELITLDAVGCFEGEQNYRRETRGEARGEEEEKEKEEANREEESRKQGESRKEEEGTGESRIEIREQEIQEEEEENQEEEIQEEEEENQEEEEVEIQVEEEENQEEEEVEIQEDKMSVGGLKDSQEETINDSSFVVPVSGFLCRLCHKFFYLDSRARRSHCRSPAHLHNVQRYNSLRRSAGEDVETHTNLPPDQV; translated from the exons ATGTTTAACCATTACCAGCAACAAAAACATCCACGAGCACAGCCACAGCAAAGAAACCATGGAGGGAGTCG ACCCTACCCAGTGCGAATCTCTGGTCCTCGAGGCTGTGTCTGCCGCCCTGTCAactccctgcccctgcctcgGGCTCCACcaaacctcctcacacaccccctccacctccacacgcACCCCCTGATGCAAGGTGTTGAGGTCAGGTACCAGGGCAGAG gTCCTCCTGGTGTGCTGCTGAGCTAcatcaccacagaagaagagagggatgacgtCGAGGCCTCTCTCACGCCAGGACCAGGGTTAGCACCCCAGCACGGCCAGGGTAGACCAGGGTTAGCACCCCAGCACGGCCAGGGTAGACCAGGGTTAGCACCCCAGCACGGCCAGGGTAGACCAGGGTTAGCACCCCAGCACGGCCAGGGTAAGAGGCCGAGGATGAACGG ATCAGAGCAGCCTTGTAGGGCTGTTGGTAGTGAGCAGGGAAATGATGCCCAGGTGCTAACAGAGGAGGTGGGGCCTGGAG GTGGAGGATGTGCAGGTGTTGAACTCACAGACGCCCTTGGAGATCTCTCATCACAGGAGTGCAGTGAGCAGAAgccaccagcagag ggggtggGCTCGTCCCTGAAGGTGACCATCCAGAGGAGCAGTGAGAGTCGAGCGTTCAGCActgggctggaggaggccagCGACACGGCGCCTCCCTCAGGACAGGAGGGGAACAGCGCTGCTGCTGACAGACACTACTGCCACCTGTGTAGAACTTCCTGCCACAGCCAGCAG gggtTCCAGAGTCACATGAGCAGTGAGAGTCACCAGcagcgagggatggaggtgcAGAACCAGAGCTCAGCCCGGCTGAACGGCCtgctgccccacacacaccttccactgCAGGGGAGCCAGGCTGATGG ggtcaggggtcaaggcgTGCAGCGGTGGTGTGCCACCTGCCAGTCCCCGTACAGGGGCGACCTCATCCTCCACCGTCGGACCCCGGAGCACAAG CTGTGTAAGCAGTCGTCGCGGCCGTTCTGCCCGGCGTGTAACCGCCCCTTCCGGACGCCGCGGCGCTTCGTGGAACACATGAAGTCACCGGAACACAAACGCCAGCTGGagcag ctgcGTCAAGAGGCGGAGCCTGatgtcctggaggaggagcttatCACGCTGGATGCGGTGGGTTGCTTCGAGGGGGAGCAGAACTACCGGAGGGAGAccaggggggaggccaggggggaggaggaggagaaggagaaggaggaggcaaacagggaggaggagagcaggaagcagggggagtccaggaaggaagaggaggggacaggggagagcAGGATCGAGATTAGGGAGCAGGAGatccaagaggaggaggaggagaaccaggaggaggagatccaagaagaggaggaggagaaccaggaagaggaggaagtggagatccaagtggaagaggaggagaaccaggaggaggaggaagtggagatcCAAGAGGACAAAATG tcagtAGGAGGCCTGAAGGATTCTCAGGAGGAGACAATCAATG actCCAGCTTTGTGGTTCCTGTGTCAGGTTTCCTCTGCAGACTCTGTCACAAGTTCTTCTATCTGGATTCCAGAGCCAGACGTTCTCACTGCAGATCCCCAGCTCACCTTCACAATGTCCAg AGGTATAACTCTCTGAGGAGATCAGCTGGAGAAGATGTAGAAACACACACTAATTTGCCCCCAGACCAGGTCTAA
- the ciz1b gene encoding cdkn1a interacting zinc finger protein 1b isoform X2 encodes MFNHYQQQKHPRAQPQQRNHGGSRPYPVRISGPRGCVCRPVNSLPLPRAPPNLLTHPLHLHTHPLMQGVEVRYQGRGPPGVLLSYITTEEERDDVEASLTPGPGLAPQHGQGRPGLAPQHGQGRPGLAPQHGQGRPGLAPQHGQGKRPRMNGSEQPCRAVGSEQGNDAQVLTEEVGPGGGGCAGVELTDALGDLSSQECSEQKPPAEGVGSSLKVTIQRSSESRAFSTGLEEASDTAPPSGQEGNSAAADRHYCHLCRTSCHSQQGFQSHMSSESHQQRGMEVQNQSSARLNGLLPHTHLPLQGSQADGVRGQGVQRWCATCQSPYRGDLILHRRTPEHKLCKQSSRPFCPACNRPFRTPRRFVEHMKSPEHKRQLEQLRQEAEPDVLEEELITLDAVGCFEGEQNYRRETRGEARGEEEEKEKEEANREEESRKQGESRKEEEGTGESRIEIREQEIQEEEEENQEEEIQEEEEENQEEEEVEIQVEEEENQEEEEVEIQEDKMSVGGLKDSQEETINDSSFVVPVSGFLCRLCHKFFYLDSRARRSHCRSPAHLHNVQRYNSLRRSAGEDVETHTNLPPDQV; translated from the exons ATGTTTAACCATTACCAGCAACAAAAACATCCACGAGCACAGCCACAGCAAAGAAACCATGGAGGGAGTCG ACCCTACCCAGTGCGAATCTCTGGTCCTCGAGGCTGTGTCTGCCGCCCTGTCAactccctgcccctgcctcgGGCTCCACcaaacctcctcacacaccccctccacctccacacgcACCCCCTGATGCAAGGTGTTGAGGTCAGGTACCAGGGCAGAG gTCCTCCTGGTGTGCTGCTGAGCTAcatcaccacagaagaagagagggatgacgtCGAGGCCTCTCTCACGCCAGGACCAGGGTTAGCACCCCAGCACGGCCAGGGTAGACCAGGGTTAGCACCCCAGCACGGCCAGGGTAGACCAGGGTTAGCACCCCAGCACGGCCAGGGTAGACCAGGGTTAGCACCCCAGCACGGCCAGGGTAAGAGGCCGAGGATGAACGG ATCAGAGCAGCCTTGTAGGGCTGTTGGTAGTGAGCAGGGAAATGATGCCCAGGTGCTAACAGAGGAGGTGGGGCCTGGAG GTGGAGGATGTGCAGGTGTTGAACTCACAGACGCCCTTGGAGATCTCTCATCACAGGAGTGCAGTGAGCAGAAgccaccagcagag ggggtggGCTCGTCCCTGAAGGTGACCATCCAGAGGAGCAGTGAGAGTCGAGCGTTCAGCActgggctggaggaggccagCGACACGGCGCCTCCCTCAGGACAGGAGGGGAACAGCGCTGCTGCTGACAGACACTACTGCCACCTGTGTAGAACTTCCTGCCACAGCCAGCAG gggtTCCAGAGTCACATGAGCAGTGAGAGTCACCAGcagcgagggatggaggtgcAGAACCAGAGCTCAGCCCGGCTGAACGGCCtgctgccccacacacaccttccactgCAGGGGAGCCAGGCTGATGG ggtcaggggtcaaggcgTGCAGCGGTGGTGTGCCACCTGCCAGTCCCCGTACAGGGGCGACCTCATCCTCCACCGTCGGACCCCGGAGCACAAG CTGTGTAAGCAGTCGTCGCGGCCGTTCTGCCCGGCGTGTAACCGCCCCTTCCGGACGCCGCGGCGCTTCGTGGAACACATGAAGTCACCGGAACACAAACGCCAGCTGGagcag ctgcGTCAAGAGGCGGAGCCTGatgtcctggaggaggagcttatCACGCTGGATGCGGTGGGTTGCTTCGAGGGGGAGCAGAACTACCGGAGGGAGAccaggggggaggccaggggggaggaggaggagaaggagaaggaggaggcaaacagggaggaggagagcaggaagcagggggagtccaggaaggaagaggaggggacaggggagagcAGGATCGAGATTAGGGAGCAGGAGatccaagaggaggaggaggagaaccaggaggaggagatccaagaagaggaggaggagaaccaggaagaggaggaagtggagatccaagtggaagaggaggagaaccaggaggaggaggaagtggagatcCAAGAGGACAAAATG tcagtAGGAGGCCTGAAGGATTCTCAGGAGGAGACAATCAATG actCCAGCTTTGTGGTTCCTGTGTCAGGTTTCCTCTGCAGACTCTGTCACAAGTTCTTCTATCTGGATTCCAGAGCCAGACGTTCTCACTGCAGATCCCCAGCTCACCTTCACAATGTCCAg AGGTATAACTCTCTGAGGAGATCAGCTGGAGAAGATGTAGAAACACACACTAATTTGCCCCCAGACCAG GTCTAA